GCGATCCGCCCACGGTGACAGGCCCGTAACTACCCTGATGTCACATCTCGGGCTACGATGAACCTGCACCTGAGGTGGAGGAGGATCCCCGATGGCTCACCGCGCGTCGCAGGCCGCCCAACTGCCGGGCATGTCCGAGCCGATGCACGACGTGGACGGATTCCGCGGGCCGCAGGTGTGCGCGCTCGTCGGCATCTCCTATCGTCAGCTCGACTACTGGGCACGTACCGGTCTGCTGCGCCCGTCGATCGCCGACGCGCGGGGGAGCGGCACGCAGCGCCGCTACGCCTACACCGACGTCGTCGAGCTGAAGGTGATCAAGCAGTTGCTCGACGCCGGCATCTCGCTCCAGCGGGCTCGGCGCGCCGTGGAGTGCCTGCGCGGCGGGCTGGGTGCCGACCTGGCGTCTGCCAACCTCGTCCTCGTCGGCACGGACTCGGTACTGGCGCACAGCGACGGTGAGGTCGTCGACCTGCTGAAAGGCGGGCAGGGCGTCCTCAACATCGTCCCGCTCTCCGGTGTGCTCGAGGAGCTCGACGCCGCCATCCTGCGGATCGACCGACCCGACGCCGGGGCGCCACCCGCGGCCCGCTCGGTGGCGGCCGTCCGGGAGGCACGAGGCTGACCGTGGACGCTCCCCGGACGGACCGGAGGTCGGTGGGGGTGGTCTTCGCCCACGACTCGGAACGGCACTTCGCGGAGCTGCTCGCCTTCTACGGGGTGCGGTGGGAGTACGAGCCGGTGGAGTTCGTCCTGGAGTGGCACGCCGACGGCTCGCCCCGGGTGGCGTTCCGACCCGACTTCTACCTGCCCGACCACCGCTGCTTCATCGAGCTCACGACCCTCAGCCAGAAGCTCGTGACCAGAAAGAACGCCAAGGTCCGCCGCCTGCGGGAGCTGCACCCGGGTATCGAGGTGAAGCTGCTGTACCAGCGCGACTACCAGGCGCTGCTGGCCAAGTACGGCTTTACCAGGCCCTCCTCGCCCGCCGCCTAGTCTGACGGCGTGGCGCCTGCAGAACCGGCTTCGACCTCGGCCGACGCGCCCTCGCCGGCCGGCGGTGCGGCCGGGCAACCGCTGCACCGGTCGCCGCTGCACGACGCCCACGTGGCACTGGGGGCGAAGCTCGTGCCCTTCGGGGGATGGCTGATGCCGCTCGTCTACGCCGGCGGAACCATCGCCGAGCACACGGCGTGCCGACGCGACGCCGTGGCCTTCGACGTCAGCCATCTGGGCACGGTGCACGTCGCAGGGTCGGCGGCCTTCGAGCTCTTGCAGCACGAGCTCAGCAACGACCTTCGCAAGGTGGCACCGGGCCGCGCCCAGTACACCCACCTCCTCGACGACGCCGACGGCTCGGTGCTCGACGACATCATCGTGTGGTGGGTGGCCGACGGCGCCTTCGACGTGATGCCCAACGCCTCGAACACGGACCGGGTGCGCGCTGCCGTCGGGGGCGAGGACACCACCGCCGGTCGCGCCGTCGTCGCCGTGCAGGGGCCGTCGGCCCGCCGGCGGCTCGGGTCGGTGGCACCCGACGCCGCCGCCGTGCCCAGGTTCGGCGTGACGCACTTTTCGTGGGGCGGTGTCGAGTGCGTCGCCGCCGGTACCGGCTACACGGGCGAAGACGGCGTGGAGTGCGCCGTGCCCGCCGCAGCGGCGCCGCGCTTCTGGCACGAGGTCCTCGGCGCCGGCATCCTCCCCGCCGGCCTCGGGGCGCGCGACACGTTGCGGCTCGAAGCCGGCCTGCCCCTGCACGGCCACGAACTCGGGCCCGGCATCACGCCCCTGCAGGCCGGCCTGGGCTGGGTGGTCGGGTGGGACAAGGGCGACTTCCGCGGCCGGCGCGCCCTCGAGGCCGAGCGCGCCACCGGGCCCCGCCGGCTGCTGCGGGGCCTCGTCACCGACGGGCGCCGGCCGCCGCGCCAAGGGGCCGCCGTGCTGCAGGGGACCGCACCGGTCGGTGCGGTCACGAGCGGGAACTTCTCGCCGGTGCTCGGCCGCGGCATCGCCCTGGCTCTCCTCGACACCGCCGGCGCCGTCACCGAGGGGGACGACGTCGACCTCGACGTACGCGGCCGCCGGATCCCCGCCCGGGTCACCGCCCTGCCCTTCGTCCGGGCCGGCGAGGTGGCGGCCGGCGCCGAGGCCGCGTCATGAGCGGCTACACCCCGCACACCTCGGCGGAGATCACCGCCATGCTCGGCTTCCTCGGGCTGACGTCTGTCGACGAGCTGTTCGCCGTGGTCCCCGACGCCCTGCGCCTGGCCGGGGGACTGGACCTCGCCCCCGGGCTGCCCGAGCCCGACGTCGCCGACCGCATGCAGGACCTGGCAGCCGCCAACCGGCCCTGCGGACGCGACCTGGTGTGCTTCGCCGGCGCCGGCGCCTACGACCACGAGGTCCCGCCGGTCACCCGGGCGCTGGCGTCGCGCTCGGAGTTCGTCACCTCCTACACGCCCTACCAGCCCGAGGTGGCCCAGGGCGTGCTCCAGGCGGTGTTCGAGTTCCAGACCCTCGTGAGCCGCCTGTCGGGCATGGCGATCTCGAACGCGTCGCTCTACGACGGCGCGGCCGCCCTCGTGGAGGCGGTGAACCTGGCCGTGGGCGCCACCGGGCGCCAGGACGTGTGGGTGTCGCACGGTGTCAACCCCACCTGGCGG
This is a stretch of genomic DNA from Acidimicrobiales bacterium. It encodes these proteins:
- a CDS encoding MerR family transcriptional regulator, coding for MAHRASQAAQLPGMSEPMHDVDGFRGPQVCALVGISYRQLDYWARTGLLRPSIADARGSGTQRRYAYTDVVELKVIKQLLDAGISLQRARRAVECLRGGLGADLASANLVLVGTDSVLAHSDGEVVDLLKGGQGVLNIVPLSGVLEELDAAILRIDRPDAGAPPAARSVAAVREARG
- the gcvT gene encoding glycine cleavage system aminomethyltransferase GcvT, with product MAPAEPASTSADAPSPAGGAAGQPLHRSPLHDAHVALGAKLVPFGGWLMPLVYAGGTIAEHTACRRDAVAFDVSHLGTVHVAGSAAFELLQHELSNDLRKVAPGRAQYTHLLDDADGSVLDDIIVWWVADGAFDVMPNASNTDRVRAAVGGEDTTAGRAVVAVQGPSARRRLGSVAPDAAAVPRFGVTHFSWGGVECVAAGTGYTGEDGVECAVPAAAAPRFWHEVLGAGILPAGLGARDTLRLEAGLPLHGHELGPGITPLQAGLGWVVGWDKGDFRGRRALEAERATGPRRLLRGLVTDGRRPPRQGAAVLQGTAPVGAVTSGNFSPVLGRGIALALLDTAGAVTEGDDVDLDVRGRRIPARVTALPFVRAGEVAAGAEAAS